A section of the Gracilinanus agilis isolate LMUSP501 unplaced genomic scaffold, AgileGrace unplaced_scaffold40130, whole genome shotgun sequence genome encodes:
- the LOC123255155 gene encoding protein moonraker-like isoform X2 encodes MGRCGKGGPCVGVPARALRDGGPAFPRCLRPLGPWVNRGGSGLPALVCPLKLRGRLAPFSDFWARPQEEARPWLCECAWPRVGAGLCWKEGVCTLGPPCADQMPARILGWRRSVRGLLGTAGPLGPRHILSVLQVLPSEESSDSTPDSLALGLRGFPHTQASEPEAKGFQHEVSPTLWTMMQRMEEMERCQEAVRQRFSQMVYADPDFDLGTKRGRSDRKGPAVNERPRPPHPIQLTKRAASWEPAATVLLEKPLDEKYFDESMDMEERGEKKAPLRPVPPTLPQQPEGSTLLSVPRETLRSLGDYQDSYQQYLRTISHESVGSFNPWIIVESLAEELVEEALEDVAAELQDVCEDYAEAVFTSEFLEPSK; translated from the exons CTCCGAGATGGGGGTCCGGCCTTCCCCAGATGCCTTCGTCCCTTGGGGCCCTGGGTGAACCGTGGAGGCAGCGGCCTCCCAGCCCTTGTGTGCCCATTAAAGCTCCGTGGAAGGCTGGCACCGTTTTCTGATTTCTGGGCCCGGCCTCAGGAAGAAGCGAGGCCCTGGCTGTGTGAGTGCGCGTGGCCTCGAGTAGGCGCAGGTCTGTGCTGGAAGGAGGGAGTTTGCACTCTGGGACCTCCCTGTGCTGACCAAATGCCCGCTAGGATTCTGGGATGGAGACGGAGCGTGCGGGGCCTGCTTGGCACGGCCGGCCCGCTCGGTCCTCGGCACATCCTCTCTGTCTTACAGGTGCTGCCCAGCGAGGAATCCTCCGACAGCACGCCTGACAGCTTGGCTCTAGGCCTTCGAGGCTTCCCTCACACGCAGGCCTCAGAGCCCGAGGCCAAGGGCTTCCAGCACGAAGTCAGCCCCACGCTCTGGACCATGATGCAGCGCATGGAGGAGATGGAA CGATGCCAGGAGGCCGTCCGGCAGAGATTCAGCCAGATGGTCTACGCCGATCCCGACTTCGATTTGGGGACCAAGAGGGGGAGGAGCG ACAGAAAAGGCCCAGCAGTAAATGAGAGGCCAAGGCCGCCTCACCCAATCCAGCTCACCAAGAGGGCAGCCAGTTGGGAGCCCGCAGCCACCGTCTTGCTTGAAAAACCTCTGGATGAGAA GTATTTTGATGAAAGTATGGAcatggaggaaagaggggagaagaaagccCCCCTTCGCCCTGTGCCCCCGACGCTGCCCCAGCAGCCAGAGGGCAGCACCCTCCTCTCTGTGCCCCGGGAGACGCTGCGCAGCCTTGGCGACTACCAGGACAGCTACCAGCAGTATCTCCGGACCATCTCTCACGAGTCCGTCGGCTCCTTCAACCCGTGGATTATAGTGGAGAG CCTGGCAGAAGAGCTGGTCGAGGAAGCCCTGGAGGACGTAGCAGCCGAGCTCCAGGATGTGTGCGAGGATTATGCCGAGGCCGTGTTCACGTCGGAGTTCTTAGAACCTTCCAAGTAA
- the LOC123255155 gene encoding uncharacterized protein LOC123255155 isoform X1 has translation MGRCGKGGPCVGVPARALRDGGPAFPRCLRPLGPWVNRGGSGLPALVCPLKLRGRLAPFSDFWARPQEEARPWLCECAWPRVGAGLCWKEGVCTLGPPCADQMPARILGWRRSVRGLLGTAGPLGPRHILSVLQVLPSEESSDSTPDSLALGLRGFPHTQASEPEAKGFQHEVSPTLWTMMQRMEEMERCQEAVRQRFSQMVYADPDFDLGTKRGRSGPSCGLGARGTRRAEAPLCSCLNLDDGETWRRSPESHWRAAGPEYRKGPAVNERPRPPHPIQLTKRAASWEPAATVLLEKPLDEKYFDESMDMEERGEKKAPLRPVPPTLPQQPEGSTLLSVPRETLRSLGDYQDSYQQYLRTISHESVGSFNPWIIVESLAEELVEEALEDVAAELQDVCEDYAEAVFTSEFLEPSK, from the exons CTCCGAGATGGGGGTCCGGCCTTCCCCAGATGCCTTCGTCCCTTGGGGCCCTGGGTGAACCGTGGAGGCAGCGGCCTCCCAGCCCTTGTGTGCCCATTAAAGCTCCGTGGAAGGCTGGCACCGTTTTCTGATTTCTGGGCCCGGCCTCAGGAAGAAGCGAGGCCCTGGCTGTGTGAGTGCGCGTGGCCTCGAGTAGGCGCAGGTCTGTGCTGGAAGGAGGGAGTTTGCACTCTGGGACCTCCCTGTGCTGACCAAATGCCCGCTAGGATTCTGGGATGGAGACGGAGCGTGCGGGGCCTGCTTGGCACGGCCGGCCCGCTCGGTCCTCGGCACATCCTCTCTGTCTTACAGGTGCTGCCCAGCGAGGAATCCTCCGACAGCACGCCTGACAGCTTGGCTCTAGGCCTTCGAGGCTTCCCTCACACGCAGGCCTCAGAGCCCGAGGCCAAGGGCTTCCAGCACGAAGTCAGCCCCACGCTCTGGACCATGATGCAGCGCATGGAGGAGATGGAA CGATGCCAGGAGGCCGTCCGGCAGAGATTCAGCCAGATGGTCTACGCCGATCCCGACTTCGATTTGGGGACCAAGAGGGGGAGGAGCG GCCCGTCTTGTGGCCTCGGTGCCCGAGGGACCCGGCGGGCAGAGGCGCCTCTTTGCTCTTGTCTGAATCTTGATGACGGAGAAACTTGGAGACGGTCACCTGAGAGCCACTGGCGGGCAGCTGGCCCTGAGT ACAGAAAAGGCCCAGCAGTAAATGAGAGGCCAAGGCCGCCTCACCCAATCCAGCTCACCAAGAGGGCAGCCAGTTGGGAGCCCGCAGCCACCGTCTTGCTTGAAAAACCTCTGGATGAGAA GTATTTTGATGAAAGTATGGAcatggaggaaagaggggagaagaaagccCCCCTTCGCCCTGTGCCCCCGACGCTGCCCCAGCAGCCAGAGGGCAGCACCCTCCTCTCTGTGCCCCGGGAGACGCTGCGCAGCCTTGGCGACTACCAGGACAGCTACCAGCAGTATCTCCGGACCATCTCTCACGAGTCCGTCGGCTCCTTCAACCCGTGGATTATAGTGGAGAG CCTGGCAGAAGAGCTGGTCGAGGAAGCCCTGGAGGACGTAGCAGCCGAGCTCCAGGATGTGTGCGAGGATTATGCCGAGGCCGTGTTCACGTCGGAGTTCTTAGAACCTTCCAAGTAA